In Daucus carota subsp. sativus chromosome 4, DH1 v3.0, whole genome shotgun sequence, one DNA window encodes the following:
- the LOC108218834 gene encoding ABC transporter C family member 3, producing MGISDLFLVSGGGNIGLKPIFLHGFSGVLHLVFLFMLLGSWVFKRFSGKQGFSGDNVVRWGYYRLALLTSWGLAIFSVVICLLSNFYWYRNGWSDDKVLVIFDSVSKAVTWVVVSVYVSTQVKNSGEVKYPLVLRVWWCFYFSISCYSVVLDYVFYIKHQSLELQFVVSDALYVVTGLLLCFVGFMGRSEVSGNENGNGLLQEPLLSADSNGLSNGVEFRESRGGETVTPYASANIFSTLTFHWIDSVVALGFKKPLDLEDVPQLASMDSVKGAFPRLSDELRFGGGDNSIMTTSRLVKALMYTTWKEYLFTAVLAFVNTVSTYVGPYLIDSLVQYLNGRREFKNEGYFLVSAFVIAKVIESLTVRQWYFKLQQVGNRAKAALIALVYHKGLTLSGQSKKSHTSGEIINFMTVDAERIGDFSWYMHDPWLVFLQVSLALGILYKNLGLASIATFFATVIVMLANVPLGRLTEDYQTNLMESKDQRMKATSEILRNMRILKLQGWEMKFLSKIMELRNTEAVWLKKYVFTNAFITFIFWGTPTFVAMVTFGTCILLGIPLESGKILSALATFRILQEPIYSLPDVITMIIQTKVSLDRISSFLRLDDIQTDVVKRLPVGSCDTAVEIVDGTFSWDVCSPNPTLKDINFKVSRGMRVAVCGIVGSGKSSLLSCILGEVPRLSGVIEISGTKAYVAQSPWIQSGKIEDNILFGKEMDRERYEKVLEACCLKKDLEILSFGDQTVIGERGINLSGGQKQRIQIARALYQDADIYLFDDPFSAVDAHTGSHLFKECLLGLLESKTVIYITHQVEFLPAADLILVMKGGRIAQSGKYGDILNSGSEFMELVGAHKTALSALDSMNAVSASKALNVGEDRNVGGDNNSKETSKVEDGKPPEDIASLKGQIVQEEEREKGRVGFIVYWKYITTAYGGALVPFILLSQVLFQILQIGSNYWMAWASPVSESAAPPVESSTLLIVYVALAVGSSFCILARAMSVAAAGYQTAAVLFQKMHLSIFRAPMSFFDSTPSGRILNRASTDQSTVDLNMPYQVGTFAFSIIQLLGVIAVMCQVSWWIFLVFIPIIALCIWLQQYYLPAARELARLIGVSKAPVIQHFAETISGSTTIRSFDQERRFRDTSMKLIDANSRPKFHTAGAMEWLCFRLDILANLTFAFSLILLISIPEGTISPSLAGLAVTYGLTLNMLQGWVIWNLCNLENRIISVERILQYASIQSEPPLVVEQNRPDDNWPSSGKVDICNLQVRYAPHMPLVLRGLTCTFQGGKKNGIVGRTGSGKSTLIQTIFRIVEPTTGKISIDGIDISLIGLHDLRSRLSIIPQDPTMFEGTVRSNLDPLEEYTDEQIWEVLDKCQLGEEVRNKEKKLDSTVSENGENWSVGQRQLVCLGRVLLKKSKVLILDEATASVDTATDNMIQETLRQHFTDSTVLTIAHRITSVLDSDMVLVLDNGLVEEYDTPAKLLENKSSSFSKLVAEYSVRSNTSFENKGKP from the exons ATGGGGATTAGTGATTTGTTTTTGGTGTCTGGTGGGGGTAATATTGGGCTTAAGCCCATTTTTCTACATGGGTTTTCTGGGGTTTTGCATTTGGTGTTCTTGTTTATGTTGTTAGGTTCTTGGGTGTTTAAGAGATTTAGTGGGAAACAAGGGTTTAGTGGTGATAATGTTGTGAGGTGGGGTTATTATAGATTGGCCTTGTTGACTAGTTGGGGTTTGGCTATTTTTAGTGTGGTGATTTGTTTGTTGAGTAATTTTTATTGGTATAGAAATGGATGGTCTGATGATAAGGTTTTGGTGATTTTTGATTCAGTGAGTAAAGCAGTTACTTGGGTGGTGGTTTCTGTTTATGTTAGTACTCAGGTGAAAAATTCAGGTGAAGTTAAGTACCCTTTAGTGTTGAGGGTCTGGTGGTGTTTTTACTTTTCGATATCGTGTTATTCTGTTGTTCTTGACTATGTTTTCTACATAAAGCACCAGTCTTTAGAGCTTCAGTTTGTGGTTTCTGATGCATTGTATGTAGTTACAGGGTTGTTGTTGTGTTTTGTGGGGTTTATGGGTAGAAGTGAGGTAAGTGGAAATGAAAATGGAAATGGCCTTTTGCAAGAACCCCTTTTGAGTGCTGACTCGAATGGGTTGAGTAATGGGGTAGAGTTTAGGGAGTCTCGAGGAGGTGAGACTGTGACCCCGTATGCCAGTGCTAATATATTTAGTACCCTTACTTTCCATTGGATTGATTCTGTGGTTGCATTGGGATTTAAGAAGCCACTAGACCTCGAGGATGTTCCTCAGCTTGCAAGTATGGATAGTGTCAAAGGAGCATTTCCACGTTTAAGTGATGAGTTAAGGTTTGGTGGGGGTGATAATAGTATAATGACCACGTCTAGGCTAGTGAAGGCACTGATGTATACAACGTGGAAAGAATATTTGTTCACCGCGGTTTTGGCATTTGTAAACACTGTGTCTACCTATGTTGGTCCCTACCTCATAGATTCGCTAGTTCAGTACCTGAATGGACGTCGTGAGTTCAAAAATGAAGGCTACTTCTTAGTTTCTGCATTTGTTATTGCAAAAGTTATTGAGTCTTTGACGGTGAGGCAATGGTACTTTAAGTTGCAACAGGTTGGAAATAGAGCCAAGGCAGCTTTGATTGCCCTAGTCTACCACAAGGGATTGACCCTCTCAGGTCAATCAAAGAAGAGTCACACCAGCGGGGAGATCATAAATTTCATGACTGTGGATGCAGAGAGGATAGGCGACTTCAGCTGGTACATGCATGATCCATGGCTGGTCTTCCTTCAGGTCAGTTTAGCATTGgggattttatataaaaatcttgGACTTGCTTCAATTGCCACGTTCTTTGCAACCGTGATAGTGATGCTAGCAAATGTTCCATTGGGGAGATTAACAGAGGATTATCAAACTAATCTAATGGAATCCAAAGATCAGAGGATGAAGGCAACGTCAGAAATTTTAAGGAACATGAGAATTCTCAAGCTTCAGGGCTGGGAAATGAAATTTTTGTCTAAAATTATGGAGCTTAGAAATACTGAGGCTGTATGGTTGAAAAAGTATGTGTTTACTAATGCCTTCATTACTTTTATCTTTTGGGGTACTCCTACGTTTGTGGCTATGGTAACTTTTGGTACATGTATACTTCTTGGGATCCCACTTGAATCCGGAAAGATTTTATCTGCTCTTGCAACATTTAGAATCCTTCAGGAACCTATTTATAGTCTTCCAGACGTAATTACAATGATTATTCAGACCAAAGTTTCGCTTGACAGGATTTCCTCATTCCTTCGTCTTGATGACATTCAGACAGATGTTGTTAAGAGGCTTCCAGTAGGCAGTTGTGATACTGCAGTTGAAATAGTCGATGGAACCTTTTCCTGGGATGTATGCTCTCCTAATCCAACACTCAAAGATATCAATTTCAAAGTGTCTCGTGGCATGCGGGTGGCTGTGTGTGGTATTGTTGGATCGGGAAAGTCGAGCCTATTGTCTTGTATTCTCGGGGAAGTACCAAGACTTTCAGGAGTTATTGAGATAAGTGGAACAAAGGCGTACGTTGCTCAATCTCCGTGGATTCAGAGTGGAAAGATAGAAGATAATATATTGTTTGGTAAAGAGATGGACAGAGAAAGGTACGAGAAGGTTCTTGAAGCATGCTGCTTAAAAAAGGATCTTGAAATTCTTTCCTTTGGAGATCAAACAGTAATAGGGGAGAGGGGAATAAATTTAAGTGGTGGCCAGAAGCAGAGAATACAAATTGCCCGTGCTCTCTACCAAGATGCGGACATATATCTCTTTGATGATCCATTCAGCGCGGTGGATGCTCATACAGGATCTCATCTTTTCAAG GAGTGCTTACTGGGGCTTTTGGAGTCGAAAACAGTGATATACATTACTCATCAAGTAGAGTTCCTGCCTGCTGCAGACCTCATACTT GTGATGAAAGGTGGCCGCATTGCACAATCTGGAAAATATGGAGATATACTCAATTCAGGGAGCGAGTTTATGGAACTTGTGGGTGCCCATAAGACAGCTTTATCTGCCCTTGATTCCATGAATGCTGTTTCAGCATCCAAAGCTCTGAATGTTGGTGAAGATAGAAACGTTGGAGGTGATAATAACTCAAAAGAAACCAGTAAAGTTGAAGATGGTAAACCACCAGAAGATATAGCAAGCCTAAAAGGACAGATTGTTCAAgaagaagagagagagaaagggagAGTTGGTTTCATAGTCTATTGGAAATATATTACAACAGCATATGGGGGTGCTCTTGTGCCCTTCATATTATTGTCCcaagttttatttcagattctTCAGATTGGAAGCAATTACTGGATGGCATGGGCAAGTCCAGTGTCCGAAAGTGCGGCACCTCCTGTTGAAAGTTCTACGCTTCTGATAGTTTATGTAGCATTGGCAGTAGGAAGTTCCTTTTGCATCCTTGCCAGAGCCATGTCTGTTGCAGCTGCTGGGTACCAAACAGCCGCAGTGCTCTTCCAGAAAATGCATTTGAGCATTTTCCGTGCTCCAATGTCTTTCTTTGATTCCACACCAAGTGGGCGCATCTTAAATAGA GCATCTACAGACCAGAGTACAGTTGATTTAAACATGCCTTATCAAGTTGGGACTTTTGCCTTTTCCATCATACAACTTCTTGGGGTTATTGCTGTAATGTGTCAGGTGTCATGGTGGATCTTTTTGGTTTTTATTCCTATCATTGCATTATGCATTTGGTTACAG caATATTACTTGCCTGCAGCACGGGAACTAGCACGATTAATTGGGGTCAGTAAAGCTCCAGTCATCCAACATTTTGCTGAAACAATCTCAGGATCAACTACAATTAGGAGCTTTGATCAAGAACGCAGATTTCGTGACACGAGTATGAAGTTGATTGATGCAAACTCTCGGCCAAAGTTTCACACTGCTGGTGCAATGGAGTGGCTATGCTTCCGCTTGGATATTTTGGCTAATCTTACATTCGCCTTTTCCTTAATTTTGTTGATATCTATCCCCGAGGGAACAATTTCTCCGA GCTTAGCAGGCTTAGCAGTTACGTATGGGCTTACTCTAAATATGTTACAAGGTTGGGTTATATGGAACCTTTGCAATTTGGAGAATAGAATTATATCAGTTGAAAGAATACTTCAGTATGCTTCTATCCAGAGTGAGCCTCCTCTTGTCGTAGAACAAAATAGACCAGATGATAATTGGCCATCTTCTGGTAAAGTTGATATTTGTAATCTTCAG GTACGGTATGCCCCTCATATGCCTCTTGTTTTGCGAGGTCTTACTTGCACCTTCCAGGGAGGAAAGAAGAATGGAATTGTAGGGAGAACTGGAAGTGGTAAATCAACTCTTATACAAACAATATTCCGTATTGTGGAACCAACCACCGGTAAAATCTCTATAGACGGTATCGACATATCCTTGATAGGATTGCACGACTTGCGATCTAGATTAAGCATTATTCCGCAAGATCCAACCATGTTTGAGGGGACAGTGCGAAGCAATCTGGACCCTCTTGAAGAGTATACAGATGAACAAATTTGGGAG GTTCTTGACAAGTGCCAATTAGGCGAGGAAGTCAGAAACAAGGAGAAAAAGCTCGATTCAACAG TATCAGAGAATGGGGAGAATTGGAGTGTGGGACAAAGGCAATTAGTATGTCTCGGTCGTGTGTTACTCAAGAAAAGCAAAGTTTTAATCCTTGACGAGGCGACTGCATCAGTTGATACAGCTACTGATAATATGATCCAGGAGACTCTGAGGCAACACTTTACGGATTCCACAGTCTTAACCATAGCACATAGAATAACATCTGTGCTCGACAGTGATATGGTTCTTGTGTTAGATAACG GATTGGTTGAAGAATACGATACTCCTGCAAAATTGCTGGAGAACAAATCGTCGTCGTTCTCCAAGCTAGTAGCAGAGTACAGTGTAAGATCAAATACAAGTTTCGAAAATAAAGGAAAACCTTGA